A region from the Aegilops tauschii subsp. strangulata cultivar AL8/78 chromosome 5, Aet v6.0, whole genome shotgun sequence genome encodes:
- the LOC109764817 gene encoding uncharacterized protein: MDSRVSKSPPSSPPPAAAHDEGDGDAAAAVRVTSRLYLHRPGPGAGPLEKDAVLRRIRHRRRANRLRDTLRSLLVLQQQQPTAPEPEDAFTSP, translated from the coding sequence ATGGACTCCAGGGTGTCCAAGAGCCCACCGTCGTCTCCGCCGCCGGCGGCTGCGCACGACGAGGGGGACGgtgacgcggcggcggcggtgcgggtcACGAGCCGGCTGTACCTGCACAGGCCCGGGCCCGGCGCGGGGCCGCTGGAGAAGGACGCCGTGCTCCGCCGCATCCGCCACCGGAGGCGCGCCAACCGCCTCCGGGACACGCTGCGCTCGCTCCTCGtcctgcagcagcagcagcccaccGCACCGGAGCCGGAGGACGCGTTCACGTCTCCGTAG